CGAGGCCGAGGCCGAAGCAGCCGTCCTCGACCTCTCGCTCGCCGCCCCCGACGGCACCGACGCCACCTCCAGTGCCCGACTCCGACTCGCCGTCGACTCCGGACGAACCGACGCCGCACTCGAGTCGATCCGATCGATCGGGGCCGATAAGGACCTCACCATCGTCGAGCCACTGCTCGGAGGTGAGGCCTGATGGGAGCCAGCCAGCGACTCGCGATTCTCGGCGCGGGTGACGTCGGTCGCTCCGTTGCAGACCTTGCAAGCGAGTACGGCCACGAGGTCGTCGCACTCGCCGATTCGACGACGGCGACCATCGACCCCGACGGAATCGACGTGGCAGCCGCACTCGACCGCAAACTCGGCGGCGACGACATTGGTGCCGACGATCCGACTGCCGTCTTCGAGACCGACTACGACGTGCTCGTCGAGGCGACGCCGACGACGCTCGGCGACGCCGACCCCGGCTTCACGCACGCGAAACGTGCATTAGAGACCGACCACCACGTCGTCCTCGCAAACAAGGGTCCCGTCGCCGAGCGCTACGGCGAACTCCGGGAACTCGAGGCCGACAGCGCAGGCTCGATTCGTTTCGAGGCGACCGTCGGCGGCGCAATTCCGATTCTCTCGACGATCGAGGACTCGACGCCGCAGGCTGTCACCGCCGTCCGCGGCGTTCTCAACGGCACCGCGAACTTCATTCTCACCCGGATGGCCGCCGAGGGCCTCGA
The DNA window shown above is from Natrialba magadii ATCC 43099 and carries:
- a CDS encoding homoserine dehydrogenase → MGASQRLAILGAGDVGRSVADLASEYGHEVVALADSTTATIDPDGIDVAAALDRKLGGDDIGADDPTAVFETDYDVLVEATPTTLGDADPGFTHAKRALETDHHVVLANKGPVAERYGELRELEADSAGSIRFEATVGGAIPILSTIEDSTPQAVTAVRGVLNGTANFILTRMAAEGLDYEHVLAEAQDLGVAEADPTFDVDGTDAALKFVILANVLADGGFSLEDATVEGIQNIPGSALNLAAEDGRTIRLIGEATRDGVRVGPRLVPENGALAVTGTRNIVQIETRNAGSLHSSGRGAGGPETATAVLSDVGRLPPL